Proteins from one Podospora pseudoanserina strain CBS 124.78 chromosome 1, whole genome shotgun sequence genomic window:
- a CDS encoding hypothetical protein (CAZy:GH152; COG:S; EggNog:ENOG503Q4UD), translating to MAQTVAGGKACCRQKQGGVTMAATGPVKTNGATSVIAPAPPPPHKKRHRGQRLKRLVLAPLALLGGNASAETVTVTVYGGPANLSGPGPTAINNTLTTGSASITSSSAQVTELDHNNLTPIPLLVTNNCAETIWPGIATQNGIGPGTGGFELGPGASRQMYVSPDWQGRVWGRTNCSFNADGTGPSNLNGVNGAGAACLTGDCFAQLDCQFTGAVPVTLAEFNLIGGMEGKQTFYDISLVDGYNIPLAIIYIPAKNTSWIPPNLTNAACIASSGYLAEPASTGTFFTNASFPIPLETVQTNPTVARWCPWDLQKYPPSKPGSGIYPYPDDKIERPVFDPCLSACSKTQAPQDCCTGEFNGPEVCRPSLYSEMAKSVCPDAYSYAFDDRTSTFIVPAGGGWEVRFCPVGRSTNILEVFGKELRSLASGGWHPDQGVVERVREKVGNKSYIESVNPVRAGAGRQVKGVGWGLVLSGMLVVIVGGVVF from the exons ATGGCTCAAACGGTTGCTGGAGGAAAGGCATGCTGTCGGCAGAAACAAGGCGGCGTCACGATGGCAGCTACTGGACCGGTAAAGACGAACGGAGCCACAAGTGTTATtgccccagcaccaccgcccccacACAAGAAAAGGCACCGCGGTCAACGCCTAAAGAGACTCGTTCTGGCACCCTTGGCTCTCTTGGGCGGGAATGCCTCCGCTGAGACCGTCACAGTAACAGTCTACGGCGGTCCTGCAAACCTTTCTGGACCAGGTCCAACAGCAATCAATAACACACTCACCACTGGCAGCGCATCcatcacatcatcatccgcccAAGTCACAGAGCTTGACCACAACAACCTAACCCCCATCCCTTTGCTTGTCACCAACAACTGTGCCGAGACTATCTGGCCCGGCATTGCAACCCAGAACGGCATCGGACCAGGAACAGGGGGGTTTGAACTCGGACCGGGAGCCTCGAGGCAAATGTATGTCAGTCCTGACTGGCAGGGGAGAGTGTGGGGGAGGACGAATTGCTCATTCAATGCCGATGGTACGGGGCCGAGCAACCTCAATGGCGTCAATGGTGCCGGGGCGGCGTGTCTGACAGGTGATTGTTTTGCTCAGTTGGACTGTCAGTTTACT GGCGCCGTCCCGGTAACCCTAGCCGAGTTCAACCTGATAGGCGGCATGGAAGGCAAGCAAACCTTTTACGACATTTCCCTCGTCGACGGCTACAAcatccccctcgccatcatATACATACCCGCCAAGAACACGTCCTGGATCCCCCCCAACCTGACCAACGCGGCCTGCATCGCCTCTTCGGGCTACCTCGCGGAACCAGCTAGTACGGgaaccttcttcaccaacgcCTCGTTTCCAATCCCTCTAGAGACTGTACAGACCAACCCCACGGTGGCTAGGTGGTGCCCGTGGGACCTGCAAAAgtaccccccctccaagccgGGCAGCGGGATTTACCCTTACCCAGACGACAAGATTGAGCGTCCGGTTTTTGATCCGTGCCTGAGCGCGTGCTCCAAGACGCAGGCGCCGCAGGACTGCTGCACGGGGGAGTTCAACGGGCCCGAGGTTTGCCGGCCGAGCTTGTACAGCGAGATGGCGAAGAGTGTCTGCCCGGACGCGTACTCGTACGCGTTCGACGACCGGACGAGCACCTTTATCGTTCcggcggggggagggtgggaggtgaggttttGTCCTGTGGGGAGGAGCACAAACATACTGGAGGTTTTTGGGAAGGAGCTGAGGAGTTTGGCGAGTGGGGGTTGGCATCCTGAccagggggttgttgagagggTTAGGGAGAAGGTTGGGAATAAGAGTTATATTGAGAGTGTCAATCCTGTGAGGGCGGGGGCTGGAAGGCAGGTGAAgggagtgggatgggggttggttttgagTGGGATGTTGGTTGTgattgttgggggggtggtgttttga
- a CDS encoding hypothetical protein (COG:S; EggNog:ENOG503P2HU), with protein MAPPKEEESYEGASTAELLIASCRSNNFTLLLSLLPQDDEDAAAALLNNTTTVMGNHLYHEAASRGHYEIIDTLLDQPGFECDPVNRLEGDTPLHTAIHWINSEPPEQREFGNALVKMMLEAGSNPRIKNKGGLTALQLVDPRNEGLRELIRKHEYASLNQGDFVDVGDVKGGGKLVQQQQQEEESDDDAEFSGSDDEERAEWERRRKEKRK; from the exons ATGGCACCccccaaagaagaagaatccTACGAG GGCGCCTCAACAGCCGAACTCCTCATCGCCTCCTGCCGCTCCAACaacttcaccctcctcctctccctcctcccccaagacgacgaagacgccGCAGCCGCCCTCCTAAACAACACGACAACCGTAATGGGCAACCACCTCTACCACGAGGCCGCCTCCCGGGGCCACTACGAAATAatcgacaccctcctcgaccagCCCGGCTTCGAGTGCGACCCCGTCAACCGCCTCGAGGGTGACACCCCCCTGCACACGGCCATCCACTGGATCAACTCGGAGCCCCCCGAGCAGCGCGAGTTCGGCAACGCCCTGGTCAAGATGATGCTCGAGGCCGGGTCGAACCCGAGGATCAAGAACAAGGGCGGGCTGACAGCGCTGCAGTTAGTAGATCCAAGAAATGAAGGACTCAGAGAGCTTATCAGAAAGCACGAGTACGCCAGCCTGAACCAGGGTGACTTTGTTGACGTCGGGGATGTCAAGGGGGGTGGTAAGctggtgcagcagcagcagcaggaggaggagagcgatgATGACGCGGAATTCAGTGGGAGtgacgacgaggagagggcagagtgggagaggaggaggaaggagaagagaaagtaA
- the RPC11 gene encoding RNA polymerase III C11 subunit (EggNog:ENOG503P5TR; BUSCO:EOG0926539T; COG:K), translating into MPILFCPYCANMLILSRMDTGGNRVECRTCPYQHAIEKPYYSRKVFPKVEKEDLFGGPDAWANAQKQKVQCSSAECSGGEAAFFQVQIRSADEPMTTFYRCLTCGKNWREN; encoded by the exons ATGCCAATCCTCT TCTGCCCCTACTGCGCGAACATGCTCATCCTCTCCCGGATGGACACAGGCGGCAACCGCGTAGAATGCCGCACCTGCCCCTACCAGCACGCCATCGAGAAGCCCTACTACTCCCGCAAGGTCTTCCCCAAGGTCGAAAAGGAAGATCTCTTCGGCGGCCCTGATGCCTGGGCCAACGcgcaaaagcaaaaagtgCAGTGCTCGTCCGCTGAGTGCTCGGGCGGGGAGGCAGCTTTCTTCCAGGTGCAAATTCGCTCTGCTGATGAGCCCATGACGACATTCTACAGG TGCTTGACCTGCGGGAAGAACTGGAGAGAAAACTGA
- the soh1 gene encoding Mediator of RNA polymerase II transcription subunit 31 (EggNog:ENOG503P5DS; COG:K; BUSCO:EOG09265KF9), with protein sequence MASEPMSIGSSAQDPPPVPEATSQEPKYGGHTRFELELEFVQALGNPEYVNYLASRKFLQNPAFVAYLDYLQYWTRPPYLQYITYPTSCLKMLELLQVERFRKDILSPNLTHALVTEGMKAAVEWHRESLS encoded by the exons atggcATCCGAACCAATGTCAATAGGCAGCTCAGCCCAAGATCCCCCTCCAGTGCCCGAGGCGACCTCGCAGGAGCCAAAGTACGGCGGCCACACACGTTTCGAGCTGGAATTGGAG TTTGTCCAAGCCCTAGGGAACCCAGAATATGTTAACTACCTGGCCTCCCGGAAATTCCTCCAAAATCCCGCCTTCGTTGCGTACCTCGATTACTTGCAATACTGGACGCGCCCGCCATATCTCCAGTATATCACATATCCTACTTCGTGTCTGAAGATGCTGGAGCTTCTTCAGGTCGAGCGCTTCAGAAAGGATATCCTGTCGCCGAACTTGACGCATGCGCTAGTTACCGAGGGAATGAAGGCTGCGGTGGAGTGGCATCGCGAGTCGTTGAGCTGA
- a CDS encoding hypothetical protein (EggNog:ENOG503NZ14; BUSCO:EOG09263S2P; COG:S; MEROPS:MER0027251) produces the protein MSLENTTSDLTDGLSNTTTTQAPEPTAFALTLLLRPEYLSVVISALCIIWLGAHGSLRRPPSAAPIKTKKGQKQPKEDKFAEGLAASDAIMFPILAGILLISLYYLIEWLQDPDILNKFMRAYLSIMAVASLGRLAGDSLDVLTSLVFPSTWVDGKGTVYHIDSDEHHHYVVDKATGQNKVVRDRTSPLPGFLSILAPSKKAGDVLWLVRHLFTEEWTVKFAMHGLVFVKFNIKLNDLFGFMVSIPFAAAYHYLGWNILSNIMSAGMCYATFMLLSPTSFGIGTMVLWGLFVYDIVMVFYTPYMITVATKLDAPIKLVFENNKSVSMLGLGDIVVPGMLMGLALRFDLYQFYQKQIKLEPVELVLETLAEDGTKSVTTTETCERRVKAPFVDPRGQWGNRLWCTQFGGLFPVKAATSVRAATAFPKPYFYASMVGYTAGMLVTLTMLLVFRHGQPALLYLVPGVTGALWLTALARGELKDVWGYTEDGSLDTEDVVVDVAGESKVVEKKDGEVEKKAGEVDKKEGKESGDKKDDSESYDVFHFSISAPRIASKVIKAT, from the exons ATGTCTTTAGAGAACACCACTTCCGATTTGACAGATGGCCTCAgcaacacaaccaccacccaggcCCCAGAACCAACCGCCTTTGCTTTAACACTGCTACTGAGACCAGAATATCTCTCTGTTGTGATCAGCGCGCTATGCATCATTTGGCTAGGCGCTCATGGTTCACTTCGACGACCGCCCTCAGCGGCACCCATCAAGACGAAGAAAGGCCAGAAGCAGCCTAAAGAAGACAAATTCGCCGAAGGGCTCGCTGCTTCAGACGCCATCATGTTTCCCATTTTGGCCGGTATCCTTCTGATCAGCTTGTACTACCTCATCGAGTGGCTTCAGGACCCTGACATCTTGAACAAGTTCATGAGGGCTTACCTGTCCATCATGGCCGTTGCGAGTTTGGGCCGGCTGGCGGGAGATTCGCTGGATGTTCTGACGAGTTTGGTATTCCCGTCTACCTGGGTTGATGGCAAGGGGACAGTGTATCACATCGACTCGGACGAGCACCATCATTATGTTGTCGACAAGGCCACTGGTCAGAACAAGGTTGTCCGGGACCGGACGTCTCCCCTTCCTGGCTTCCTGTCTATTCTGGCGCCGTCAAAAAAAGCTGGGGATGTCCTCTGGCTGGTACGGCATCTTTTCACTGAGGAATGGACTGTCAAGTTTGCGATGCATGGCTTGGTCTTTGTCAAGTTCAATATCAAGCTCAACGACTTGTTTGGGTTCATGGTTTCGATACCCTTTGCTGCGGCGTACCACTATCTTGGCTGGAACATTTTGTCCAACATTATGAGCGCGGGGATGTGCTACGCTACGTTTATGCTTTTGTCGCCAACATCGTTCGGGATCGGGACTATGGTTTTGTGGGGGCTTTTTGTTTATGATATTGTCATGGTGTTCTATAC TCCCTACATGATCACAGTCGCAACAAAGCTCGACGCCCCTATCAAGCTGGTCTTCGAGAACAACAAGAGCGTCAGCATGCTCGGTCTCGGCGACATCGTCGTCCCCGGCATGCTTATGGGACTTGCACTTCGCTTTGATCTCTACCAATTCTACCAGAAGCAGATCAAGCTCGAACCTGTCGAGCTGGTTTTGGAGACCCTGGCGGAGGATGGAACAAAATCGGTTACTACTACTGAGACTTGCGAACGTCGGGTCAAGGCTCCGTTTGTTGATCCCAGGGGACAGTGGGGCAACAGACTTTGGTGCACCCAatttggtggtttgtttccTGTCAAGGCGGCTACCTCGGTCCGGGCTGCCACCGCCTTTCCGAAACCCTACTTTTATGCCTCTATGGTTGGGTACACCGCGGGTATGCTGGTCACGTTGACaatgttgttggtttttAGACATGGTCAGCCGGCGCTGCTCTATCTGGTGCCTGGCGTTACCGGAGCGTTGTGGCTGACTGCTTTGGCGAGAGGTGAGTTAAAGGATGTGTGGGGGTATACTGAGGATGGAAGCCTTGACacggaggatgtggttgtcGATGTTGCGGGAGAATCGAAGGttgtggagaagaaggacggggaggtcgagaagaaggctggggaggtcgacaagaaggagggcaaggagagCGGTGACAAGAAGGATGACTCAGAGAGCTATGATGTCTTTCacttctccatctccgcgCCGCGGATAGCGTCAAAGGTCATAAAAGCAACCTAG
- a CDS encoding hypothetical protein (COG:E; EggNog:ENOG503P8IA): MASPSNKKEPVLVQWILDTRPWYPEATQTKQLETHASRALSLLPESERASVLRYFHVRDAKMSLASHLLKHYAITKLTPTPWSATTITRNSKTKPVYLDPSTGQEPVSFNVTHQAGLVALVAVANYHSGQADTGVDVVCTSERRDRDHKLILTDPAGWPGFVDMHADVFGPGEVTYLKYRVLSAVPGLVSGSKPEDLIDGKLRAFYALWALREAYIKLTGEALLAEWLRELEFVSFRPPRPTEAWEVPAREDDDDDVDTDTAQAIRKFDIRFRGGKVEDVKMCLRSMGPDYMIATAVRTPDRKEDALGWELGPYEFLELDELLDFAEANR, encoded by the exons ATGGCATCGCCatcaaacaaaaaagaacccGTCCTCGTCCAGTGGATCCTAGACACCCGCCCCTGGTACCCCGAAgccacccaaaccaaacaacTCGAGACTCAT GCCTCCCGAGCAttatccctcctcccagagTCAGAACGCGCCTCGGTCCTCCGCTACTTCCACGTCCGCGACGCCAAAATGTCCCTcgcctcccacctcctcaagcactacgccatcaccaagctcacccccaccccctggTCCGCCACAACCATAACCCGCAactccaaaacaaaacccgTCTAcctcgacccctccaccggccAAGAGCCCGTCTCCTTCAACGTGACCCACCAAGCCGGCCTCGTCGCCCTCGTCGCCGTGGCCAACTATCACTCGGGACAAGCAGACACAGGCGTAGACGTAGTCTGCACCTCTGAACGCCGCGACCGCGACCACAAGCTGATCCTCACCGACCCCGCCGGCTGGCCCGGTTTCGTGGACATGCACGCCGACGTCTTCGGCCCGGGCGAGGTCACCTACCTCAAGTACCGTGTCCTCTCCGCCGTGCCAGGTTTGGTATCCGGTTCCAAGCCAGAGGACCTCATCGACGGGAAGCTCCGCGCGTTTTATGCGCTCTgggcgttgagggaggctTACATCAAGCTCACGGGCGAGGCTCTCCTGGCCGAGTGGCtgagggagctggagtttgTCTCTTTCCGCCCTCCAAGACCAACAGAAGCGTGGGAGGTCCCCGCtagggaggatgatgatgatgatgtcgacaCAGATACCGCGCAAGCGATCAGGAAGTTTGATATCAGGTTCCGGGGGGGAAAAGTCGAGGATGTGAAAATGTGTTTGAGGTCTATGGGGCCGGATTACATGATTGCCACTGCCGTGAGGACGCCTGATCGCAAAGAGGATGCCCTGGGGTGGGAGCTGGGCCCGTATGAGTTCCTGGAATTGGACGAACTGCTTGATTTTGCAGAGGCGAATAGGTAG
- a CDS encoding hypothetical protein (EggNog:ENOG503PFF0) produces MHLYLGKSHPPTSTIVNVENTTMESEYQSITADITEEKVERGEVEKRPLKFPWVGIAWRFTGSLFCFIFIIVMLWGYECMGVLSSWDRRGFNTLNILLSAFVSLALGSLLTLLGHTLRWYLLQREAATPGNVDLILGIGEPTGSLRLLWGHTWRGKGWTRTTIIVLLYFIASILARISVAGLGLTFELNEEAGVDYPVMMTDWRDPGWITEPDPRETLRRFVDFASVGLATSPLSLNKSDPASWTTENVDGLGVNRTVDGRTLTYTFSLNEYRGLEVEPNKDHVVHSSSSCIVRNFYNGTVYQDGKSVGEVTATNMEQIPRDDPEYLQILSGLLLHFPTAFVDYIWTAGINEETIGQNMSGCMTTCKYSTPPPFSEPLHGSLTWDGTCTQIDIYREDHLSWKDFNKRNASYFGCTSCLSTSSAHSGSSSEPRAGLSPAVFSELIPSSNSSFATYMLLGMGTYERINQYMDPVNLFTRIYSAMDKQTHLVNYAGQGLPSMKTMSDWYLRPVPIAEEVYVAHLAARLPLLGFVGAQRQLPKITKEKGASEKPFIRTVLQVKWRRVMAVMIAINASAVFVILAVYLACRKVMIPNKGRDSPLLTARFLNEFIAGSWGKTTGVDTMREIAERTKNVRLRYETRGGELGIWPVGGEESRVLPTSAP; encoded by the exons ATGCACTTATACCTAGGAAAAAGCCACCCACCTACATCTACGATTGTCAATGTCGAAAACACAACAATGGAATCCGAGTATCAATCAATCACGGCCGACATCACGGAGGAAAAAGTGGAacggggggaggttgagaagaggCCTCTGAAGTTTCCGTGGGTTGGAATCGCATGGCGCTTCACGGGCTCTCTGTTCTGTTTTATTTTCATCATCGTCATGCTCTGGGGGTACGAATGCATGGGTGTCCTCAGTTCTTGGGACCGTCGAGGATTCAACACGCTGAACATTCTCTTGTCGGCGTTTGTGAGTTTGGCGCTGGGTTCGTTGCTGACGCTCCTGGGCCACACGCTCCGTTGGTATCTCCTGCAAAGAGAGGCAGCAACTCCAGGGAACGTTGATCTTATTCTGGGAATTGGCGAACCGACCGGCTCTCTCAGGCTTCTTTGGGGCCACACTTGGCGTGGCAAGGGGTGGACCAGAACAACGATTATTGTGCTGCTCTACTTCATTGCCTCGATTCTTGCTCGAATCAGCGTCGCCGGTCTGGGCTTGACATTCGAGTTGAACGAGGAGGCCGGGGTCGATTACCCGGTCATGATGACGGATTGGAGAGATCCGGGATGGATAACAGAACCCGATCCCCGAGAGACCCTGCGCAGGTTTGTCGACTTTGCTTCGGTTGGGCTGGCAACATCCCCTTTATCCCTGAACAAGTCAGATCCGGCATCATGGACCACCGAGAATGTCGACGGGCTGGGTGTGAATCGAACAGTGGACGGCCGCACGCTCACTTacaccttctccctcaatGAGTATCGCGGTCTGGAAGTCGAACCCAATAAAGACCATGTCGTCCACAGCTCGTCGAGCTGCATCGTCCGGAACTTTTATAATGGCACGGTTTACCAGGATGGGAAGAGCGTGGGAGAAGTCACGG CTACAAATATGGAACAAATCCCACGTGATGATCCCGAGTACTTGCAGATACTCTCTGGACTTCTTTTACATTTTCCAACGGCGTTTGTCGATTACATCTGGACTGCTGGTATCAACGAGGAGACAATCGGTCAGAATATGTCAGGGTGCATGACGACTTGTAAGtattcaacccccccccccttctctgAACCCTTGCACGGATCATTGACATGGGATGGGACATGTACCCAAATAGACATATACAGGGAAGATCACCTAAGCTGGAAGGACTTCAACAAACGCAACGCCAGCTATTTCGGATGCACATCCTGCCTCTCCACTTCTTCTGCGCACTCTGGATCGTCATCCGAGCCTCGGGCTGGCTTGTCTCCGGCCGTCTTCTCGGAACTCATCCCATCGTCCAACTCGTCCTTTGCAACCTACATGCTTCTCGGCATGGGAACATACGAACGCATCAACCAGTACATGGACCCTGTCAACCTATTCACTCGCATTTATTCAGCCATGGACAAACAGACCCACCTTGTCAACTATGCTGGTCAAGGCTTGCCCTCAATGAAGACGATGTCTGACTGGTATCTGAGACCGGTCCCCATCGCGGAAGAGGTCTATGTCGCCCACTTGGCTGCAAGGTTACCCCTCTTGGGATTCGTCGGTGCTCAGAGACAATTACCAAAGATCacgaaggagaagggggcgtCCGAGAAGCCGTTTATTCGGACGGTGCTGCAGGTAAAGTGGAGGAGAGTCATGGCCGTCATGATTGCTATTAATGCTTCGGCTGTGTTtgtcattttggcggtttaTTTGGCATGCAGGAAGGTGATGATTCCCAATAAGGGGCGAGATAGCCCCCTGCTGACGGCGAGGTTCTTGAATGAGTTTATTGCTGGCAGTTGGGGGAAGACTACGGGTGTGGACACCATGAGGGAGATTGCGGAGAGGACGAAGAATGTCAGGTTGAGGTATGAGACTAGGGGGGGTGAGTTGGGGATTTGgcctgttggtggtgaggaaagTCGTGTACTTCCTACCTCTGCTCCTTAG